A region of Culicoides brevitarsis isolate CSIRO-B50_1 chromosome 1, AGI_CSIRO_Cbre_v1, whole genome shotgun sequence DNA encodes the following proteins:
- the LOC134827740 gene encoding uncharacterized protein CG43867 isoform X2: protein MEQKFCDWPSYEKNTPNTDTEKTLKKLQNQVEEQKLLRLQDAKQVEAKAAKIKEWVTNKLRYLEDQNQLLRDENSKYHQQIDSLKNHIVQTATSRTPPPNQRASFSLNVRDSKDRSSLFKQSDSLSSPGSRSLEPDLKYYQNKKVTMEPQELTRDLASAIDDLTITPHQNPMTFDAEITHDYAEIYTPSVEKSQDWLTESSFRAPTPPLHRFPSWEAKIYQVAKEGLTGSEGDASLHSTDSTAKHESRSQVTSYCDINVPVYATVKGRASQIRNMPFGDSTDSSDDEEHCINTYATSTHNSSSTDNSENSASGPATSPSKRISIHQSPVKKVRSESPKAKLRDKSARDENNEVDSISSDYAIPPDAMPEIEPAPPVLECPPIPAVLLRSSYVESPMKKIEVSEKSGHLIKLSGKLKTWRKRFFVLKNGTLTYWKSQHDVNRKPQGQIYLDDKCRVTREENASTFEINTGKKIFYLTADSNASMDDWVKTLQNVQRRNATKLLLSREDQKPTVQGWVTKVKNGHAKKCWCVLIGRMFLYFKGPGENTPTGEINMRDAKVDEVEHISDDSDEDVRDDAQDQAKLTIAIFPQHQGPTYLIFTTKQERDNWLYHLTVVSGGARNAGTQYEQLIQKLMEIDGDETSVIWRHPVLLHVKETLTSPLTSLETETLQAEAIKLFKSCQLFMSVAVSQPAIDYHVVLAQNALQVCLDNPKLQTELICILIKQTSPHSSQKLGAGVQQLLLCATQSLFTCDSSQQGLTTQANNSTSPPTHQASLLDCKTNPPTYSFIQGWQLLALAVSLFVPKNNRLLWYLKLHLTRHSDSKTENGKYAIYCERALGRCTINGDREAKPSRMEVLSILLKNPYHHSLPHAIPVHFANGTYQVCGFDGSTTIEEFQITLTQEIGCRDASNGFILFSDDPIEKDLEHSLDPQAKVCDVISKWETALREKGSGKFENSRVVQLTYKNRLYWKNSTKLETDKERLLLVYQTNSQIVHGRFPLSKELALELASLMAQIDFGDCTSEKLKNSPIQALDRFYPYRYRDTLSPEALKELQELLTTKWRLLKGKSVVDCVRIYLTCARKWQFFGAALFQAQPRYSDMAMTWIAVAEDALSVLELSSMTPIARHSYDNILTFGGHMDDFMLVVSSDEEPNIEKKYLFALSKPKILELTLLIADYMNALGHTLPGTPKANTLTRNNSHRSIKSRVQYGSQANDTINSYSNSLALQPDILKSTPDHQKSKKN, encoded by the exons atggaacaaaaattttgtgattggCCCAGTTATGAGAAAAATACTCCGAATACAGACACTGAgaaaacactaaaaaaattgcagaacCAA GTTGAAGAACAAAAGCTCCTAAGACTTCAAGACGCAAAACAAGTAGAAGCCAAAGCGGCCAAAATTAAAGAGTGGGTCACAAATAAACTGCGATATTTGGAGGACCAAAATCAGTTACTAAGggatgaaaattcaaagtaCCATCAACAAATTGATAGTTTAAa gaATCACATAGTCCAAACTGCCACTAGTCGAACACCTCCTCCAAATCAACGTGCAAGTTTTAGTTTAAACGTGCGCGATAGCAAGGATAGATCTTCGTTGTTTAAACAAAGTGACTCTCTGTCATCGCCTGGAAGTCGTTCATTAGAAccagatttaaaatattatcaaaataaaaaggtCACAATGGAACCACAAGAGCTGACAAGAGACTTGGCATCTGCCATCGATGATCTGACAATAACTCCTCATCAAAATCCCATGACTTTTGATGCCGAAATTACGCATGACTATGCCGAGATTTACACACCTTCAGTGGAAAAATCACAAGATTGGCTAACGGAATCTAGTTTTAGAGCTCCAACTCCACCACTACATCGTTTCCCAAGTTGGGAGgctaaaatttatcaagtaGCTAAAGAAGGCCTTACTGGAAGCGAAGGCGATGCTTCTCTCCATTCAACTGATTCAACAGCAAAACATGAATCTCGGTCACAAGTAACCAGCTATTGTGACATCAATGTTCCAGTTTACGCTACGGTTAAAGGACGGGCTTCTCAAATAAGAAACATGCCATTTGGCGACTCAACTGATTCCAGTGACGACGAAGAACATTGTATTAACACATATGCTACCTCAACGCATAACTCTTCCAGTACAGATAACAGTGAAAATAGTGCCTCGGGACCGGCAACTAGTCCATCGAAACGGATTTCTATACATCAAAGTCCAGTGAAAAAAGTGCGATCTGAAAGTCCTAAAGCTAAGCTCCGCGACAAGAGTGCACGAGATG aaAACAATGAAGTAGATTCTATATCCTCTGATTATGCAATTCCACCAGATGCGATGCCCGAAATTGAGCCTGCACCACCAGTTTTGGAATGCCCTCCTATTCCTGCTGTCTTGTTGAGGTCTTCATACGTTGAATCTcccatgaaaaaaatcgaagtttCAGAAAAA AGTGGACATTTAATCAAGCTAAGTGGTAAATTGAAAACGTGGAGAAAAAGGTTTTTCGTGCTCAAAAATGGAACTTTGACATATTGGAAGAGTCAACACGATGTTAATAGAAAACCGCAAGGACAAATTTATCTGGACGATAAGTGTAGAGTTACAAGAGAAGAAAATGCATCTACATTTGAAATCAATActggaaagaaaatattttatttgacagCTGATTCAAATGCCTCTATGGATGATTGGGTAAAAACTTTACAA AATGTTCAACGGAGAAATGCAACAAAATTACTTCTGAGTCGTGAAGATCAAAAACCTACTGTTCAAGGATGGGTGACGAAAGTTAAAAATggacatgcaaaaaaatgctGGTGCGTTTTGATAGGACGAATGTTTTTATACTTTAAAGGTCCTGGAGAAaac ACACCCACGGGTGAAATTAATATGCGCGATGCCAAAGTGGACGAGGTCGAACATATATCAGATGATTCAGATGAGGATGTCAGGGATGATGCTCAAGATCAAGCTAAACTCACAATTGCAATTTTCCCACAAcatcaa GGTCCAACATACTTGATTTTTACCACAAAGCAAGAACGAGATAACTGGCTATATCATCTTACTGTTGTATCAGGTGGTGCTCGAAACGCTGGCACACAGTACGAGcagctaattcaaaaattaatggaaattgaTGGAGACGAGA CATCTGTCATTTGGCGACATCCTgtattgttgcatgtaaaagaGACACTAACTTCTCCTTTAACCTCACTAGAGACGGAAACTCTTCAAGCGGAAGctataaaattgttcaaa agtTGTCAATTGTTCATGTCAGTGGCAGTTAGTCAGCCAGCAATCGATTATCATGTTGTGTTAGCACAGAATGCTCTCCAAGTGTGTCTGGATAATCCTAAACTACAAACAGAACTAATATGCATTCTCATAAAACAAACAAGTCCCCATTCATCTCAAAAATTAGGCGCAGGAGTTCAG CAATTACTATTGTGTGCAACCCAGAGTTTATTTACTTGTGATTCTTCGCAACAAGGACTCACTACCCAGGCGAATAATAGTACATCTCCTCCAACCCATCAG GCATCTCTTTTAGACTGCAAAACAAATCCACCAACATACTCATTCATACAAG gtTGGCAACTATTGGCTCTGGCAGTTTCTTTATTTGTTCCGAAAAATAACAGGTTATTGTGGTACTTGAAATTACACTTGACTCGCCACTCCGACAGCAAAACGGAAAATGGAAAGTACGCAATTTATTGTGAACGTGCTCTTGGACGGTGTACAATTAATGGGGACCGTGAAGCGAAACCTTCTAGAATGGAAGTGCTTTctattttgctgaaaaatccTTATCACCATTCTCTACCTCATGCAATACCGGTCCACTTTGCAAATGGAACGTATCAAGTGTGTGGATTTGATGGCTCAACTACAATTGAAGAATTCCAAATAACTTTGACGCAAGAAATTGGTTGCAGAGATGCATCAAACGGATTTATACTATTTAGTGATGACCCCATTGAGAAAGATTTGGAACATTCACTCGATCCACAGGCAAAAGTGTGTGATGTAATTTCAAAGTGGGAGACTGCGCTAAGGGAGAAAGGCTctggaaaatttgaaaattcacgTGTGGTCCAACTAACATACAAAAATCGTTTGTATTGGAAAAATTCCACAAAGCTGGAGACAGACAAGGAAAGACTTCTTTTGGTCTATCAAACAAACAGCCAAATTGTACATGGACGTTTTCCACTTTCTAAG gaGTTGGCTTTAGAATTGGCTTCTTTGATGGCTCAAATCGATTTTGGTGATTGCACGTCTGAAAAGCTCAAGAATTCGCCGATTCAAGCACTAGATCGGTTCTACCCGTATCGATACAGAGATACGCTTTCGCCAGAAGCTCTGAAAGAACTCCAGGAACTTCTCACCACAAAATGGAGATTGCTCAAAGGGAAATCCGTTGTAGATTGTGTTCGTATCTATTTGACGTGTGCTAGGAAGTGGCAATTTTTCGGTGCTGCATTGTTCCAAGCGCAACCACGATATTCCGACATGGCAATGACTTGGATAGCAGTGGCAGAAGATGCGCTAAGTGTACTTGAACTTTCGTCGATGACACCAATAGCAAGACATTCGTATGACAATATCCTGACTTTCGGTGGTCATATGGATGATTTTATGCTTGTTGTTAGTTCCGACGAAGAGCCCAATATCGAAAAGAAATACTTATTCGCATTAAGTAAACCAAAAATTCTAGAGCTCACTTTGTTGATTGCGGATTACATGAATGCCCTGGGTCATACTTTACCTGGAACTCCGAAAGCAAATACTCTGACGCGCAATAATAGTCACAGAAGTATcaa atcacgcGTTCAGTATGGATCACAAGCAAACGATACAATTAACTCGTATAGTAATAGTTTGGCTTTACAAcctgatattttaaaaagtacaccagatcatcaaaaatctaaaaagaactaa